One Coffea arabica cultivar ET-39 chromosome 5c, Coffea Arabica ET-39 HiFi, whole genome shotgun sequence DNA window includes the following coding sequences:
- the LOC113688957 gene encoding riboflavin synthase-like — MTALSSSSSSVSRLLSPSSQSKTPKFLNLLNPQPQQKSHTKNLIFTLKPPSLSILFSTKPTKPFKPLFYSTPVRSLFTGIVEEMGEIKHLGYDKDGSFTMKIQAKTILEDIHLGDSIAVNGTCLTVTDFDTQLAEFTIGLAPETLRKTSLGELQHGSSVNLERALSPSTRMGGHFVQGHVDGTGVIVRREPEGDSLWVKVKAGKDLLKYIVPKGFIAVDGTSLTVVDVFDEEDCFNFMLVAYTQQKVVIPLKKVGQKVNLEVDILGKYVERLLSSGFVDSIRSSRPVEVH; from the coding sequence ATGACTGCTCTGTCTAGCTCTTCCTCCTCTGTGTCTAGGCTCCTGAGCCCTTCTTCGCAATCCAAAACCCCAAAATTTCTGAACCTCCTAAACCCCCAGCCCCAGCAAAAATCGCACACCAAAAATCTGATCTTTACCCTTAAACCACCCTCCTTATCAATCCTCTTCTCCACCAAACCGACAAAACCCTTTAAACCCCTCTTCTATTCCACCCCAGTAAGATCCCTTTTCACAGGAATTGTTGAAGAAATGGGCGAAATTAAGCATCTGGGCTATGATAAAGATGGCAGCTTTACCATGAAAATCCAAGCAAAAACCATTCTTGAGGACATTCATTTAGGTGATAGCATTGCAGTCAATGGAACCTGCTTAACAGTGACagatttcgatacccaattggcTGAATTCACCATCGGATTAGCCCCGGAAACTTTGAGGAAAACGTCTCTGGGTGAATTGCAACATGGGTCTTCGGTGAATTTGGAGAGGGCTCTAAGTCCTAGTACTAGAATGGGAGGTCATTTTGTGCAGGGCCATGTTGATGGGACCGGAGTAATCGTGCGCCGCGAGCCAGAGGGGGATTCTCTGTGGGTAAAAGTGAAGGCAGGGAAGGACTTGTTGAAGTACATTGTGCCTAAGGGATTCATTGCAGTTGATGGGACTAGCTTGACTGTGGTTGATGTGTTCGATGAGGAAGACTGCTTCAATTTTATGTTGGTTGCATATACACAGCAAAAGGTGGTGATCCCTTTGAAGAAAGTTGGACAGAAGGTGAATTTGGAGGTTGATATATTGGGGAAATATGTGGAAAGGCTACTTAGTAGTGGATTTGTTGATTCCATCAGATCATCACGGCCTGTGGAGGTACATTAG